A region of the Stieleria neptunia genome:
TATGGACGATGCTTTTACTGAGCAACGCACTATGCTAGACGTCGATGCGGGCGGTCGGGCTGCTCTGCAGCAGGTCGACGCTTTTCACGAAGGCTTTCCAGCCGACTTTGACGCGTTATCCGGTTCTGAGGAGAATTTGAACGGTCTCGTCGGGGCGGCCAATGTTACCGTCGATTTGCACACGAACACGATCATCGTCGTTGCTGAACCGGAAGTGCAGCGAATCTATGCAAAGCTCATCGAGACTTTAGACGTTCGTCGTCCTCAAGTTTTGATCGAAGCAAGGATTGTCATCATCGACACCTCAGATGACTACACGCTCGGAGTCGAAATCTCCGGCGGCGACCGATCTGGCGCTCGACGCCTGTTCAATTTTTCAAGCTACGGTTTGAGCACGGTCAACCCGAGCAGTGGTGCGTTGAACATTATTCCCGGAGTTGGATTTAACGGAACGTTGGTGGATCCATCTACCGCAGATGTCGTTGTTCGAGCGCTCGCGAACCATCGGCGCGCTCGAGTTTTGTCCACACCGCGTTTGCTCATAAACGACAATGCTGAAGGACAGCTCACAAGTGTCCTTGAGGTTCCATTTACAAGTGTCAACGCATCGCAAACAGTTGCAACGACGAGTTTCGCAGGATTTGCAGAGGCAGGAACGACAATTACTGCTACGCCAACGATCAGCGAGGACAATTATCTGCAGGTCGACTACGTGGTTACGTTGAACTCGTTCACAGGGACTGGGACTGAAGGTGTCCCCCCTCCTCGACAGACCAACGAGATCCAAAGCAGCGTAACCGTGCCAGACGGCTATACAATCATCGTTGGGGGCCTGACCAGCAAGAATCAGTCATACGAAATCGATACGATACCTTGGCTAGAACGGATCCCAATCGTGAAAGATCTGGCAAGTCTTCAGCAGAAAAGTTGGAGCGAAACATCATTGTTTGTGTTCTTGAAGCCAGTCATTCTCCGTGAAGACAAATTCAAAGATCTGCGGTATCTTTCGGACGTGAATCTACGCAACGCATACGAGCCAACAAATTTCCCATTCACCGCACCATTGCTGGTAGACTAACGGTCGGCAGAGATGTGGTTTAACGCAACAAGCTCCGCAAATCGTTCGGAGTCCGCTCGTGTTATGTGGTAAACATTCATCGAGTGCCCAATTTCCTCCACGACCGGAAAGTGCCTGAAATAAGAAAATGCATTGGGGCCGAAGTAGTGGAAATGAAGTGTTGCAGTTGCACTTGGGACGGGCATCGAGTGGCCCGCCACGTAGTTTTTGCTGATCACGTACCAGCCAGGGCTTAGTTGCTCGCGACGGTAAGCCGGGTGTCCAGAAGCTCTTCTGCTCGGTCGGGGCGGAGGAAGCTTGAAGCCAATTCCAATATCAGATGGGCTGAACGAACCAAAATACGCAAGATATATAGGCTTTTCTCCGGGGGAACGCTCGGCCAGCCATTTCACAAGCAAAAGCAAGTCCTGGCCACTGTCGACACTGGTGTCGGAAAGAAGCTGATAGCCCGTTGAAGGCCCCCCCCCGAGTTCATTGAAATAGCTGAGATGATGTGGGTTGCTGCGAACGGACACCACAGGAAGCCAGATGCAACACGCGATGAAAAGCGAAAACAAACATCCGTGTGCAAGTCGCTTGGTGGAAGCGTGCCAACGAACCGCAGTCTGCGATGCAAAAACTAGCAGCGTGGGAAGTACCGGCAAGCAGTATCTAAAATAGCGATTTAAGCCCGTGCTCGCACTCACCGCAATAAAAAATGCAGTCGCTGGAACAAGAAGGCAGACATATCCCCACCGAACGGAAGCTGTCTCTTTTGCTAATAGGGACGAAACGACTGCGATAATTATCGCCAGTAGAGTTGGTATCGGGAGCTTCCACACAAGGCCGAGCAAGTAATAGTGCCACCATCCGCCTTGCTGCCACGAGCCAAGCAGATAGCTTTGCCATCTTCCGTCGTAGTGTCCACGCTCGAAGTCACGAATTTGGATATCAATGCCTTTCGTATAATTCTCAGGAAGCGGTATCGGAATGGCGCCTGTCCATCGACTGGCAAAGCGATTTGCAGGCTCCATTGACGTGCGTACCATTGGTGCGCACTCAGGACAGTCGTTTAAGGGGAGGCGAATCAGTTCAACGCCTGAAAGTCGTTGGCTCAGGAATTGGTAGCTTCCCAATGGCCTACAGCTACCCCGGAATCCATAGCAAGCATTCACGCCCACAAGCGAACCGGCAACGGCAACTCCGAATAAGACGAGTGTACGAAACGCTGAATGCCGGCTTTTGCCCGCCGAGAAGTAGTCCTTTGCGATCTTTAAGAGCAAAATCCCCCCGAACAAAACGGGAAGCCCCAGCCAGACGCTCTTCGTGACCATGGCGATCGCCATCGCTAGCGAAAGTAGTAGAGTGAGTGCACCGGCTGGTCTTTCAAGCCATTGCCAAAACGTAAAGCAAGCTCCGAGAAAAGCGACACTGGAACCGAGATCGGGTGTAATGAGGCTGCCGTACGCAAGAACGTTCGGAGAGAAGCTCCATAGCAAAACAGCTGCAACTCCCGCATCAAGGCCGAAGAGAGTTTTGGCCCACAGGAAGCAAAAAAGCGCGCCGACGAGCGAAAGAGGAATCAGCGCTAAACGCGCGATATAGAAGAAGCGAAGGGAATCGATTCCATTGAGAGCAATCATCCGGCGACCGAGATAAACTTCACTCCTGAGCGTCGGGTCTGACCTGTAGTAGGACCAGTCCATCTTGGGTGTGCAGAACAAGTAAACCGGTGCAGCCGCAATGGTCCGCACCAACGGCGGGTTGACACTGTACAACTCGAACTTTCGGAGCTCCCAGTGCGACAGCCCGGCTGCTAGATGTCCGACTTCGTCCCACGTCGGGCTGTGCACCTTGGCCGAGTAGACGAGCAGGGCAGTGTGTATAGAGAGAAGCAGCGTGATAACGCAGGCCGCCATTGGTTTTGACAAAAGCGCCCGCATAACCCGCACAGAAGTTGAAGAAATCAGACGACACTCAGGACCGGCTTTCCAGTCGCCGAACACGGCGTGCCTGATGGTAGCGATCGGCTCACCGACCAGTCAAGCAATAATTGCGAAACTTTGGTGTGGCGATTCGCTTCCCTGCCGCTCGCTGGCGCACGGAAAGAGAATCGAATTCGCCGTTTAGCCAACCACACCTGTGTCCCACAATCCATCGCGAAACGTATTCTTCGAAAAATCTTCGTGAAGTTTGCTCGTCGACGGCCGATCCAATACACTGCACGCCGAGTAGGGCTCGTTCTGGATTGCCGCTTTAGACCGTGTTGATGTTTGCCCCCAATGTACAACTCCAATTGAGCACGTCTGGAAATGAGATGGGCAGCGTGTAAACAATTTGTAGAGTTCTTTCCAATTGAGTTCTGCCGGCAACATGGCCTAATTGTCGCCTTGGATGTCCACGGCAAGCGGGCACTTTTGGCCTCCGAGCCTCCCGCATTCGAGTTGTTGGACAACGTTGGACGATTATTGGGAAGCCCTTTGTCATACGTCGCAGTTCCGGAAGATGAAATTGAGACGCTGGTCGACGGGGCCTACGAGGATCGAGCGCGAGGTGAGTCGCGGCGTGCCCAGGAGGCGGTTTCCCTGGACGAGTTGCTACAGCAACCCTCTGATACGAGGGATGATTTGCTGGAAACGGATTCGCGTGGCCCAGTGGTTCGTCTAGTGAATTCATTGCTTTTGGATGCCATTCAGAAATGTGCGTCAGACATCCATTTGCAGCCATTTGAGGCAACGATGATTGTCCGAATGCGTATCGATGGGGTACTTATAGAGGTTCAGCGTATTCCCAAATCAATCCAAGACGAGGTGGTAAGTCGGCTGAAAGTGGCCGGACAAATGAATATTGCGGAGAAACGTTTGCCACAAGATGGACGCGCAACGGTTTGCGTTGGGAAGCGTGTTATCGATCTGCGTTTAGCCTCAATGCCGACAAGCTTTGGTGAGCGAGTCGTCGTCCGCCTGCTCGACAAAAGCGCCCGACTCTACGAGCTCTCTGAACTTGGCATGGATAATCGAACTCAAGCGAGGTTTCGAGACGTCGTTCACGCTGAGCATGGGCTTATCCTCGTGACCGGACCAACCGGGAGCGGAAAAAGCACGACATTATACGCGGCTTTAAAGGAGCTGGACACGAGCACACGCAATGCGGTGACTCTCGAAGATCCTATCGAATACCAGCTTGAGGGAATCAGCCAAACGCAGATCAATACTAAGAAAGGCATGACCTTCGCGAGCGGACTTAGGAGCGTGCTTCGTCAAGATCCTGACATTATCATGCTAGGAGAGATTCGCGACGAAGAAACGGCTATGATGGCCGTCCAATCGTCGCTCACGGGACACCTCGTATTGAGCACTCTCCACACCAATGACGCGGCCAGTGCGATCACCCGGATGCTGGATTTAGGGATTGAACCTTACCTCGTTGCAAGTAGCGTCCTCGCCGTCCTCGCTCAGAGACTGGTACGTCGGAAATGTACCGACTGCGAAGGAATACCGGGCGTTGAGTGCGAGACATGCGGTGGCACTCGCTACCGGGGGCGGGAACTGATATCAGAATTGCTCATTCTCAACGACGGGATTAGGAAACTGGTGCAATCGCGAGCGAATGCTAGTGAAATACGAGATGCGGGACTGCGGTCTGGCATGCAGTTACTCCGCGACGTGGGAATGGAAAAAGTCCAGGCAGGGATTACGACCCAGGAAGAGGTCGAGCGAGTCACGATGAGGACGTCGTTGTAGCATGGCCACCTATGCATATCGCGCGAGTGACAAACAGGGCAATCGCAAACGTGGTACGATCAGCGCGGCGAGCGGACGCCATGCTCGACAGCAACTGCGCACGCAAGGTCTGACCATTGAATCCGTCAAGGAACGGCAGTCGACAACGCCAAGCCCCGTCTCTCAGTATGCCCGCAATCGCTCCACGCGGTACCGGTCTCAGCTAACGATTGCGGTGCGTGAACTCGCGACTCTGCTTCAGGCAGGAGTTCCTTTGCTCGACGCTCTTGATTCAATCCTCACGCAATCACGAGGCGGCTTTCGTGACGCAATGCTATCGGTTCGGGATAAAGTTGCGAGCGGAGAAAGCCTCGGCAACGCAATGGCCAGCGAACGCCACATCTTCGACGAAATGATCATTGGCATGATTGGCGTAGGGGAGCACGTTGGAAATCTTGACGAAGTCTGTGAGCAGGTTGCGGAATTCCGGGAACGATCCAACGAGCTCAAGGATCGAGTTGTCTCTGCAATGCTGTACCCCGCAATTATTTTTGCGGTATCGATCGCGGTCACCGTTTTCCTGATGACCGCTGTTGTCCCTATGCTGCTTCAGAATCTTGTTGAAATCGGTCGGCCATTACCTACTCCGACACTGGTCCTGAAGTGGCTAAGCGATACGCTCCTGGATCACGGCATTTGGGTTTGTAGCGCAACAGCCCTGCTAGCTGCCAGTCTGCTTGGGTATTCGATGACGGCAAAAGGACGCAGGAAATTGGATGAGATTATTCTTTCAACCCCCGTTCTCGGGACCTTGGTTCAAAAACAGGCATTAAGTCGAATCGCCATCGTCATTAGTACGCTTTTGAGGAGCGGAGTCGAACTGGTGGATGCCTTGGAAATTGCGGAGCGATCATCGACAAACGGTCTTTTGAAGTCTGCACTTGCTGAAATGCAGTTTGATTTGAGGAACGGAAAGAATCTGCTGGAAGCGACTGAGCGGCACCGTATAATCTCACGCGCGATGTGTCAGGTCTTCTTACTTGGCCAACAGAGTGGCCAGTTGGATACAATGCTTTCCAGGTTGGGGCGCGACTACAGTCGTCAGGCTGAACTGCTAGCAAATCGCCTCACCACGATCGTTGAGCCAGTCCTGCTACTGTTTCTTTCAGTGGTGGTCGGGTTCATTCTCTTCGCGACAGTTCTTCCCATTATGGAGGCCGGAAATGTATTGGCGGGATAGGCGGAGTTTTGAGCAACGTAATGCAGCTTATGTCTCGTCGAAGGCGTTTCCCAAAAAGGGCTTTACGTTGGTTGAATTGATGGTTGTAATCGTGATTATTGGCTTGCTGTCGGGGGTTGTCACGATCAGTGTTCGCAGCTATCTCATTCGTAGCAAGCAAAACATTGCGAGGCTTGAGATCAGCAAAATTTCCCAAGGACTAGAAACGTTCTACACAACGTACGACCGCTATCCGAGTAGTCAAGAAGGACTTGCGGTGCTGGCTCAATCAAGTGACGACTTCGTTGACGGCATCATTCCATTTGTACCATTGGATCCGTGGGACAACCCCTATGAATATGTAAGCCCAGGAAGATCGAGTGCATACGAAGTCACGTGCTATGGCGCTGACAACCGGGAGGGTGGGAGTGGTGCCGACAAAGACATCACCAGCAGCGAATTGCAGCAACGAGGGCAGCAACGTTAGATACAGGTAGCGTCGCAAGAATTTCATGACTGGATTATGAGATTTAGTGCCTGACGTCAGTAGCAGTGATGCGAATTCCTTGTCGTGAAGACCGGATTAGCGTTTCGCATTGACGATGCCAACGGCACGCTGCCGGCTGTCTCGAATTGATTGATGTGGATTCAATGATCCGTAGCCACAATTACCGGGCCACTGGAGATTACTCACCTTCACCTACTCGCTGCCACAATTGTTGCGGTATTGACCGGGCGGAGGTGGGTGTTGCCCGGCAAGTGTTAGTACGATTATTCGGCATTCGGCTTGCTGTTGCCAACAGTGACCCCAAGACATCGATTGACTGTCCAGGAAACAATCGAAATTCAGTACCCTTTTCCGTACCCTTTATCGATCGAAACCGGTGGGAAACAGAGGGATGCGTGGAAACGAAAACTGCTTTTTCCCCCGTAAAAACTGTGTTTCTCGACTTGTCTGGCTGCATTCACACGGCAGAGGTCACTGGTTCGAATCCAGTATCGCCCACTTCTAGTACTCGAGTTTGGACTCGTTTTTTACCGGCCGGAACGACTGGTGGTCGTTTCCCGCAATACGCGGCGCGGCCCGTTTTCAAGTTCGTTTGTAGTAACCCGTACTACAAACGGTTTTTGAAGAGGGCCTTTCCATGCCACGCAAACCCAGCCCGATGCCGGGGTACAAGTTCCACACCTCCGGCCAAGCCCGCGTCTTTTTGAACCGCAAGGCGTACTACCTCGGCGAGTACGACTCACCGGAGTCATATGCCCGGTACCACAACCTGCTGGCGATCTACAACGCCAACGGGCAGAAGATGCCGGATGACGTTCCGACGCACCAGATCGACTTGCCACTGACGATCGGGTGCCTCACTGCCGAGTTTCGCGAAAACCTCAAGAGTCGATACGCAAATAACAAGCACGAGCGCAGACGATTCTCCAATCTCAGCACGCTGCTTGAAGACGAGTACGGCGACCTCCCGCTCGATGCGTTCGGACCGATCAAGCTGGCGGACGTTCGTGACCTGTTCGTTGCTTCAGGCAACTGCCGCAACTACGTCAATCAGCAAACTCGCAACATCGTCCGGATCTTCAAATTCGGTGTGTCACGCGAACTCGTCACGGCAGAGCAACTCAAAGCGTTGGAATCTCTGGAGTCGCTGCGGCGAGGGCAAACCACCGCGAAGGAGTCGGTACTGCGCAGTCCAGTGAATCTTGACGACGTCCGATCGACCGCCGCCCACCTCAGCCCGACGCTGAAGGCGATGGTGCGTGTGCAGGCGGCAACTGGAATGCGATCGACAGAGGTCTGCATCATGCGTCCAGTCGACCTGACGCAGGAGGCCGACGGTAACCTTGTACGATTCCTCCGCTTCGGGTTGATTCATGTACTCGTAGTAGCCCGCTCGAAAGTCAGCCGCCCATCCCCCTTCCGATGGATCAAACAGCGTTTTGCTGTAATTGGAATCCCTTGCGGGATGGTCGTTGGCCAGCCCGCGGATCACTTCGCCGCGCATTCGGCCGTCGATCCAAACTGAGCAGCGAGCCTGTATGGAACGCCAAATGGCAGACCGTGCTTTGATGGAGTCGACGCAGGCAAATACAGCTTCACCGGTCTTGAAATGCGGCCGATATCGGTCCGCGATCACACTGACTTCGATCTCGGGATCGATTGCCTTCACGTCAACCGCCGTGGCCTCGACCTTCGCGTGACCAATTTTGTTTCGTTTCAACCAACGGAGAAAACCCATGTCCAAATCCGAGAATGCCGAAATCTGGGCCGAGCGTTTGCGGCGTTTCGAACTGGCTGACACCACCGTCGCTGCGTTCTGTGCCGCCGAAGGCGTTTCCCAGCCGGCCTACTACTACTGGCGACGCAAACTGCGGCGGTCGGTGATCAAGGCTGAACTGAAGGCAGCGAGTCCGCCCGCTACATTCTTGCCCGTCGCTTTCCCTGGCCAAGCTGAGCAGCTTGACGCCCCACGTCGGGCATTGACCACCATCGACCTGCCCGGTGGGATTCGCATCCGGGTCGAAGTGCCGACGATGCCCCAATCCGAACAACGACCGGAGGATCGCTCATGACCGGACTGCCCCCAGCCACGCCGGTTTAACTCTGCACCGATCCAGTCGATTTTCGAAAAGGTTTCGATGGACTGACCGGCATCGTCACCACTTCGCTGGGAAGAAACGTCACCGACGGATCGCTGTTCCTGTTCGTCATCCGAAAGCGGGATCGCAAGCTGGAAGCTTAAGCCACTTTGTAAGACCGCCATTCATTCTTTTGGCGGTGCCTAATGCGTCTCAATCGCCGATCCATCGGCGTTCACCCACCTTGCACCGCGAATGGTTCCGTGGTGGTGGTTGCCGGAGGAGTCAAACAGGACGT
Encoded here:
- the tnpA gene encoding IS66 family insertion sequence element accessory protein TnpA, encoding MSKSENAEIWAERLRRFELADTTVAAFCAAEGVSQPAYYYWRRKLRRSVIKAELKAASPPATFLPVAFPGQAEQLDAPRRALTTIDLPGGIRIRVEVPTMPQSEQRPEDRS
- a CDS encoding GspE/PulE family protein; translation: MRWAACKQFVEFFPIEFCRQHGLIVALDVHGKRALLASEPPAFELLDNVGRLLGSPLSYVAVPEDEIETLVDGAYEDRARGESRRAQEAVSLDELLQQPSDTRDDLLETDSRGPVVRLVNSLLLDAIQKCASDIHLQPFEATMIVRMRIDGVLIEVQRIPKSIQDEVVSRLKVAGQMNIAEKRLPQDGRATVCVGKRVIDLRLASMPTSFGERVVVRLLDKSARLYELSELGMDNRTQARFRDVVHAEHGLILVTGPTGSGKSTTLYAALKELDTSTRNAVTLEDPIEYQLEGISQTQINTKKGMTFASGLRSVLRQDPDIIMLGEIRDEETAMMAVQSSLTGHLVLSTLHTNDAASAITRMLDLGIEPYLVASSVLAVLAQRLVRRKCTDCEGIPGVECETCGGTRYRGRELISELLILNDGIRKLVQSRANASEIRDAGLRSGMQLLRDVGMEKVQAGITTQEEVERVTMRTSL
- a CDS encoding ArnT family glycosyltransferase — translated: MFGDWKAGPECRLISSTSVRVMRALLSKPMAACVITLLLSIHTALLVYSAKVHSPTWDEVGHLAAGLSHWELRKFELYSVNPPLVRTIAAAPVYLFCTPKMDWSYYRSDPTLRSEVYLGRRMIALNGIDSLRFFYIARLALIPLSLVGALFCFLWAKTLFGLDAGVAAVLLWSFSPNVLAYGSLITPDLGSSVAFLGACFTFWQWLERPAGALTLLLSLAMAIAMVTKSVWLGLPVLFGGILLLKIAKDYFSAGKSRHSAFRTLVLFGVAVAGSLVGVNACYGFRGSCRPLGSYQFLSQRLSGVELIRLPLNDCPECAPMVRTSMEPANRFASRWTGAIPIPLPENYTKGIDIQIRDFERGHYDGRWQSYLLGSWQQGGWWHYYLLGLVWKLPIPTLLAIIIAVVSSLLAKETASVRWGYVCLLVPATAFFIAVSASTGLNRYFRYCLPVLPTLLVFASQTAVRWHASTKRLAHGCLFSLFIACCIWLPVVSVRSNPHHLSYFNELGGGPSTGYQLLSDTSVDSGQDLLLLVKWLAERSPGEKPIYLAYFGSFSPSDIGIGFKLPPPRPSRRASGHPAYRREQLSPGWYVISKNYVAGHSMPVPSATATLHFHYFGPNAFSYFRHFPVVEEIGHSMNVYHITRADSERFAELVALNHISADR
- the gspG gene encoding type II secretion system major pseudopilin GspG, translated to MYWRDRRSFEQRNAAYVSSKAFPKKGFTLVELMVVIVIIGLLSGVVTISVRSYLIRSKQNIARLEISKISQGLETFYTTYDRYPSSQEGLAVLAQSSDDFVDGIIPFVPLDPWDNPYEYVSPGRSSAYEVTCYGADNREGGSGADKDITSSELQQRGQQR
- a CDS encoding type II secretion system F family protein encodes the protein MATYAYRASDKQGNRKRGTISAASGRHARQQLRTQGLTIESVKERQSTTPSPVSQYARNRSTRYRSQLTIAVRELATLLQAGVPLLDALDSILTQSRGGFRDAMLSVRDKVASGESLGNAMASERHIFDEMIIGMIGVGEHVGNLDEVCEQVAEFRERSNELKDRVVSAMLYPAIIFAVSIAVTVFLMTAVVPMLLQNLVEIGRPLPTPTLVLKWLSDTLLDHGIWVCSATALLAASLLGYSMTAKGRRKLDEIILSTPVLGTLVQKQALSRIAIVISTLLRSGVELVDALEIAERSSTNGLLKSALAEMQFDLRNGKNLLEATERHRIISRAMCQVFLLGQQSGQLDTMLSRLGRDYSRQAELLANRLTTIVEPVLLLFLSVVVGFILFATVLPIMEAGNVLAG